The following coding sequences are from one Arthrobacter sp. 24S4-2 window:
- the bioD gene encoding dethiobiotin synthase, with translation MNLPAIILVTGTDTGVGKTITTAALAAVLHGLGRRVAVYKPCQSGAADGDSDPAEIVRLGGVVTAETGVVLQQPLAPVAAADFDGTPLPRVDAHAERVRELAGSHHHVLVEGAGGLLVELDSDGGTLADLGSLLAAAFVLVARPGLGTLNHTALTLEALAVRDLQVLGVVLGSWPANPAFVHLSNREVLGSLGVPFLGALPEQAAELPPATFRADAAAWLNGLPA, from the coding sequence ATGAACCTGCCCGCCATCATCCTGGTCACCGGAACGGACACCGGCGTCGGCAAGACCATCACGACGGCGGCCCTCGCCGCTGTCCTCCACGGACTGGGGCGCCGCGTCGCGGTGTACAAACCGTGCCAGTCAGGAGCAGCCGACGGCGATTCCGACCCGGCCGAAATTGTCCGGCTCGGCGGCGTCGTGACGGCAGAGACCGGAGTGGTCCTGCAACAGCCGCTGGCGCCTGTCGCCGCTGCCGACTTCGACGGAACGCCGCTCCCGCGGGTGGATGCGCACGCCGAGAGGGTCCGCGAGCTGGCCGGGTCCCACCACCACGTACTGGTTGAGGGCGCAGGCGGCCTGCTGGTGGAACTGGATTCCGACGGCGGCACCCTGGCGGACCTCGGATCGCTCCTGGCGGCGGCATTTGTCCTTGTCGCCCGGCCGGGCCTCGGCACCCTGAACCACACCGCCCTGACCCTCGAAGCACTGGCTGTGCGGGACCTGCAGGTACTTGGAGTCGTGCTTGGAAGCTGGCCCGCCAACCCCGCCTTCGTGCACCTCAGCAACCGGGAGGTGCTCGGATCGCTGGGGGTGCCCTTCCTCGGCGCCCTTCCCGAGCAGGCCGCGGAACTGCCGCCGGCCACTTTCCGTGCCGACGCAGCTGCCTGGCTGAACGGCCTGCCGGCATGA
- a CDS encoding MFS transporter, with protein sequence MSSANQQSSLQHTAIRQKPLMNMRQILLMNVGFFGIQYSFGMQQTAINPVYEFLGANPADLPILNLAGPITGLLIQPLIGALSDRTWSPRWGRRKPFFLIGAIGCALCLFLFPFVTAVWMAVMLLWLLDASNNTAMEPYRAFIADKLPPPSSVRASSPRHSSPALASRSRISPCSSSRS encoded by the coding sequence ATGAGTTCGGCGAACCAGCAGTCCAGCTTGCAGCATACGGCGATCCGGCAGAAGCCGTTGATGAACATGCGGCAGATCCTCTTGATGAATGTCGGGTTCTTCGGGATCCAGTACAGCTTCGGGATGCAGCAGACCGCGATTAACCCGGTCTATGAGTTCCTCGGCGCCAACCCCGCCGATCTGCCCATCCTCAACCTCGCCGGGCCAATCACCGGCCTCCTCATCCAGCCGCTCATCGGGGCCCTCTCCGACCGCACCTGGAGCCCTCGGTGGGGCCGCCGGAAGCCGTTCTTCCTCATCGGCGCCATCGGCTGCGCCCTCTGCCTGTTCCTGTTCCCCTTCGTCACCGCGGTCTGGATGGCCGTGATGTTGCTGTGGCTCCTGGACGCCAGCAACAACACGGCCATGGAACCCTACCGCGCCTTCATCGCCGACAAGCTCCCCCCTCCCAGCTCGGTAAGGGCTTCCTCGCCCAGGCATTCTTCACCGGCCTTGGCATCACGATCGCGAATATCTCCCTGTTCGTCTTCCAGAAGCTGA
- a CDS encoding cytochrome P450: MSAGPAEVPAARPEPAETPGQVNSSDRAESLGDAKSAADSRCPYLVVREPDAVREVLHRPADFSPANALIAVTPLEGPALRVLQRVRFALPPVLASNDTDTHAGIRKVVAGFFTPATVAAMEPRIRELAREAARSAADQLGSSGHADLVHTVAAIPPAVVMVELLGLPVRDLADLKRWGRDSMELFWGWPTEDRQLELAHSAADFYVWLRKLVAETRTAPGRNLFKSLAEHGLSTPEICSLGYFLLIAGQETTTQLISTALFRLLEGSAPVDWKDAASEAGSRTMVRHVLATESSVPTWRRVAAHDTNLAGAPIPAGAEILLELSGNSITAPAGPERPSRTAAGRSQSTAYGQVFGSGIHRCLGAKLAELEAAVTIQETAAALPEIQLRDHEPEWIRHLSFQAPRTVTVIKAAPNERRNGSDFDVSNPVDDWSGVG, from the coding sequence ATGTCCGCCGGACCCGCGGAGGTACCGGCGGCACGCCCGGAACCGGCGGAGACCCCTGGCCAGGTGAACAGCTCTGACCGGGCGGAAAGCCTTGGCGACGCGAAAAGCGCTGCCGACTCACGGTGCCCGTACCTCGTGGTGCGCGAACCGGACGCCGTCCGTGAGGTCCTGCACCGGCCCGCCGACTTCAGCCCCGCGAATGCCCTGATCGCGGTGACACCCCTGGAAGGACCCGCCCTGCGGGTGCTGCAGCGCGTCCGCTTTGCGCTGCCTCCCGTGCTGGCCAGCAACGACACGGACACCCACGCCGGGATCCGCAAGGTCGTGGCGGGATTCTTCACGCCCGCAACAGTCGCCGCAATGGAGCCCAGGATCCGCGAACTGGCCCGGGAAGCAGCCCGCAGCGCCGCGGACCAGCTCGGCTCATCCGGCCACGCGGACCTCGTGCACACTGTCGCGGCGATTCCTCCGGCCGTCGTCATGGTCGAACTCCTCGGCCTGCCCGTCCGGGATCTCGCGGACCTCAAGCGGTGGGGCCGTGACTCCATGGAGCTGTTCTGGGGCTGGCCCACCGAGGACCGCCAACTCGAACTCGCCCACAGCGCCGCCGATTTCTACGTCTGGCTGCGCAAACTCGTCGCGGAAACCAGGACGGCCCCCGGACGCAACCTCTTCAAATCCCTGGCCGAACACGGCCTGTCCACCCCGGAAATCTGCTCGCTGGGCTACTTCCTGCTGATCGCCGGGCAGGAAACCACCACCCAACTGATCAGCACCGCCCTGTTCCGGCTCCTGGAAGGGTCCGCGCCTGTGGACTGGAAAGATGCCGCGTCCGAAGCCGGCTCCAGGACCATGGTCCGGCACGTACTTGCCACCGAGTCATCCGTCCCCACCTGGCGCCGCGTCGCAGCCCACGACACAAACCTTGCCGGCGCCCCGATCCCTGCCGGCGCCGAAATCCTCCTCGAGCTGAGCGGCAACAGCATCACGGCCCCGGCCGGCCCCGAGCGCCCGTCGCGGACTGCGGCCGGTCGCAGCCAATCAACCGCCTACGGCCAAGTGTTCGGCTCCGGTATCCACCGCTGCCTCGGGGCCAAGCTCGCAGAACTCGAGGCCGCCGTCACCATCCAGGAAACCGCAGCAGCACTTCCCGAAATCCAACTACGGGACCACGAACCCGAATGGATCCGGCACTTGTCCTTCCAGGCCCCGCGGACGGTTACGGTGATAAAGGCGGCTCCTAACGAACGTCGCAACGGGTCGGATTTCGACGTTAGTAACCCTGTTGATGATTGGTCGGGTGTGGGATGA
- a CDS encoding universal stress protein, giving the protein MPMKDYRTIVVGTDGSGLAGPVVARAAWLAVRDDADLVIVCAYARVPRRAEAMNVRTLGGDPRSGQVLGREAAALAVETAMAMAKDEGATVSATLLIDGEPATALMATAQERSADLIVLGAIHDRSLADRLLGTVATEVVKRATCDVLVVRPTDDEGDLEVPEDAPQG; this is encoded by the coding sequence ATGCCTATGAAGGACTACCGCACCATCGTCGTCGGGACCGACGGATCCGGGCTCGCCGGACCCGTCGTCGCACGAGCCGCTTGGCTCGCAGTAAGAGACGACGCCGATCTCGTCATCGTCTGCGCATACGCCCGTGTGCCCCGTCGGGCGGAAGCCATGAACGTGCGCACTCTCGGCGGCGACCCACGCAGCGGGCAGGTCCTCGGCCGCGAGGCAGCCGCACTCGCCGTCGAGACCGCCATGGCCATGGCCAAGGATGAGGGGGCGACGGTCTCCGCCACCCTCCTCATCGACGGCGAGCCGGCCACCGCACTCATGGCCACCGCTCAAGAGCGATCCGCGGACCTCATCGTCCTCGGGGCCATCCATGACCGCTCGCTCGCAGATCGGCTGCTCGGGACGGTGGCCACTGAAGTAGTTAAAAGGGCGACCTGCGACGTGCTAGTGGTCCGCCCGACCGACGACGAAGGCGACCTCGAGGTGCCCGAGGACGCACCACAGGGCTGA
- a CDS encoding MFS transporter, with protein MLGSFMLGAVCSIGSVLVSVLTTPEIPPSKEELAALRAKKGGLGPAVKEIAEAIREMPLQLRKLSVVYLFQWYGMVCYWQFIALSIARSTDQSNEDAVAWTGLVNGWYNIVTFSVAFALVAYARKRGAKVVHCVCLLLAAVGLTIFPFIDNKYLLFIPIIGLGIAWASIMGVPYIMAVRMIPSTRYGVYMGIINMMIVVPMLIQSVTFGWIYEHLLGANPNYAIVFAGVLLGLAGLTMLWIKEPPIVRDVDEINYTPSAGH; from the coding sequence GTGCTCGGGTCGTTCATGCTCGGCGCTGTCTGCTCGATCGGTTCGGTGCTCGTCTCAGTCCTGACCACGCCGGAGATCCCGCCGTCCAAGGAGGAGCTCGCGGCACTGCGTGCCAAGAAGGGCGGCCTCGGTCCCGCGGTGAAGGAGATCGCTGAGGCGATCCGCGAGATGCCGCTCCAGCTGCGCAAGCTGAGCGTGGTCTACCTGTTCCAGTGGTACGGCATGGTCTGCTACTGGCAGTTCATCGCTTTGTCCATCGCGAGGTCCACGGACCAGAGCAACGAGGACGCTGTCGCGTGGACCGGCCTGGTCAACGGCTGGTACAACATCGTGACGTTCAGCGTCGCCTTCGCGCTGGTGGCCTACGCGCGCAAACGCGGCGCCAAGGTGGTCCACTGCGTGTGCCTGCTACTGGCCGCTGTCGGGTTAACGATCTTCCCGTTCATCGATAACAAGTACCTGCTCTTCATCCCGATCATCGGCCTCGGGATCGCCTGGGCCTCGATCATGGGAGTGCCCTACATCATGGCCGTCCGGATGATCCCCTCAACCCGGTACGGCGTCTACATGGGCATCATCAACATGATGATCGTCGTGCCGATGCTGATCCAATCGGTGACCTTCGGCTGGATCTACGAGCACCTGTTGGGAGCCAACCCCAACTACGCGATCGTGTTCGCCGGTGTGCTCCTCGGTCTGGCCGGGCTCACCATGCTGTGGATCAAGGAACCACCGATCGTTCGCGACGTCGATGAAATCAACTACACGCCGTCGGCCGGACACTGA
- a CDS encoding 8-amino-7-oxononanoate synthase: MSSSMTQWLERQAAVRDRRGLVRRPLPRDADEQFIDLASNDYLGLAADPRVTAAAASAASLWGAGATSSRLVAGTTRLHLELEQELAVMAGAETALVFSSGYLANIGVITALGGPGTLIVADEHCHASMIDGFRLSRSRTESFTHNSVEDAGRLLADRPEPRALIAVESVYSVLGDEAPLLNLVALAEQYEAVLLIDEAHSLGVTGTGHFQGRGSVAGTALAGHPNVVVTATLSKALGSQGGAVLGSALLREHLVNRARSFIFDTGLAPASAAAALAAVRIIRDEPWRAGSVRRNAAALAAGLAPALAARGAAVDRPAVEQTAGAVQSIAMPSAESALAAAGAAREAGIRMGCFRPPSVPDGISRLRLTARATLTTEEIEHSCAVLRGIMEELP, encoded by the coding sequence ATGAGCAGCTCGATGACGCAATGGCTCGAGCGGCAGGCCGCCGTCCGGGACCGCCGTGGCCTGGTCCGCCGCCCGCTCCCCCGCGACGCGGATGAACAGTTCATCGACCTGGCCAGCAACGACTATCTGGGCCTCGCGGCGGACCCGCGGGTTACCGCGGCTGCTGCGTCGGCCGCGTCGCTGTGGGGCGCGGGCGCCACGTCCTCGCGCCTGGTGGCCGGAACTACCCGGCTGCATCTGGAGCTGGAGCAGGAACTGGCCGTGATGGCCGGGGCGGAAACGGCGCTGGTGTTCTCCTCCGGCTATCTGGCCAACATCGGTGTGATCACGGCGCTCGGCGGCCCCGGGACCCTGATCGTCGCGGATGAACACTGCCACGCCTCGATGATCGACGGATTCCGGCTCAGCCGCTCCCGCACCGAATCGTTCACGCACAACAGCGTGGAGGACGCCGGCCGGCTGCTTGCCGACCGGCCGGAGCCGCGCGCGCTCATCGCCGTCGAGTCCGTCTACAGCGTCCTGGGCGACGAAGCCCCGCTCTTGAACCTGGTTGCCCTGGCCGAGCAGTACGAGGCCGTGCTGCTCATCGACGAGGCCCACAGCCTTGGCGTCACCGGCACCGGGCACTTTCAGGGCCGCGGTTCGGTGGCCGGGACAGCCCTTGCCGGGCATCCGAATGTGGTCGTGACCGCGACGCTGTCCAAGGCACTGGGCAGCCAGGGCGGCGCGGTTCTGGGATCCGCCCTCCTGCGGGAACACCTCGTCAACCGGGCCCGGAGCTTCATCTTTGACACCGGCCTGGCGCCTGCCTCCGCCGCAGCGGCCCTTGCTGCGGTGCGGATCATCCGGGACGAGCCCTGGCGGGCTGGATCCGTCCGAAGGAATGCGGCAGCGCTGGCCGCCGGGCTCGCCCCGGCCCTTGCAGCCCGCGGCGCTGCCGTTGACCGGCCCGCCGTCGAGCAAACAGCGGGGGCCGTCCAGTCCATCGCCATGCCGTCCGCCGAATCGGCACTGGCGGCCGCCGGGGCCGCGCGTGAGGCCGGCATCCGGATGGGCTGCTTCCGGCCGCCGTCCGTTCCCGACGGCATTTCACGGCTGCGGCTCACCGCCCGCGCCACCCTGACAACCGAGGAAATTGAACACAGCTGCGCAGTGCTGCGCGGCATTATGGAGGAACTTCCATGA